A portion of the Spartobacteria bacterium genome contains these proteins:
- a CDS encoding methyltransferase, which produces MSWHVLKVSCEGTHHILPNGEPAYDERFDEVLKFHAPGLAPVRRGSEAWHVCPDGSSAYARRFLRTFGYYAGRSAVVGLEGWHHITSEGVDVYPERYSWCGNFQEGRCSVRDHKGSYWHIDVEGRSVYAAQWHYVGDFRDGFAVVQGRDGLSTHVGLGGAVVHGQRFLDLDVYHKGFARARDVDGWMHIDMNGFPLYSRRFAAVEPFYNGQARIERFDGAFEVIDKSGSTIIELRPSRRSDFAVLSSDMVGFWRTQTIAAAVSLGVIEALPSSEDEVNNRCGLRKNGARRLLWALSELGLVRKSEENWELTPRGMYLRKEHSLTLADAAIEYAGPFTREWERLGEALTAGSGWVPSDVFAIVGSDTSRRDGHHRMLQSYARHDYISVPSSLGLNGEERIIDAAGGLGTLGRFIIDEYPKTVVTVLERSEVVEQALRTHPPMPGLEFRSVDIFGPWGLSADVVILSRVLHDWEDDAAVTILSHARAALPVGGRLFVIEMLRPKGGSSGALCDLHLLLATGGRERSTDEYNQLFEETGFRMLETRTIDSLVSILMGVAS; this is translated from the coding sequence ATGAGCTGGCATGTGCTGAAGGTTTCCTGCGAAGGCACACACCATATCCTGCCGAATGGTGAACCCGCGTACGATGAGCGGTTCGACGAGGTGCTGAAATTTCATGCGCCAGGCCTTGCGCCTGTACGCCGTGGCTCGGAAGCCTGGCATGTTTGTCCTGATGGTTCTTCCGCCTATGCTCGGCGATTTCTCAGGACATTTGGGTATTATGCTGGCCGATCGGCAGTTGTGGGGTTGGAAGGTTGGCATCACATCACATCGGAAGGCGTTGATGTGTACCCTGAGCGGTATTCTTGGTGTGGCAATTTTCAGGAGGGGCGCTGCAGCGTTCGTGATCACAAAGGCTCCTACTGGCATATCGATGTTGAGGGCCGCTCGGTTTACGCTGCCCAATGGCACTATGTTGGCGACTTCAGGGATGGATTTGCCGTTGTGCAAGGTCGTGATGGGCTCTCGACACACGTCGGGTTAGGTGGCGCGGTGGTCCACGGTCAGCGGTTTCTCGACCTCGACGTGTATCACAAGGGTTTTGCGCGTGCTCGGGACGTGGATGGCTGGATGCACATCGACATGAATGGGTTCCCCCTGTATTCAAGGCGTTTTGCTGCTGTCGAGCCTTTTTACAATGGGCAAGCCCGTATTGAGAGATTCGACGGGGCCTTTGAAGTGATTGACAAGTCTGGTTCTACGATCATCGAACTGCGGCCCTCCAGAAGGTCAGACTTTGCGGTACTTTCCAGCGACATGGTCGGGTTTTGGCGTACACAAACCATCGCAGCGGCAGTCAGTTTAGGTGTTATTGAGGCCCTCCCTTCATCAGAGGACGAGGTCAACAACCGATGCGGCCTTCGCAAAAATGGTGCACGTCGCCTGCTCTGGGCTTTGAGTGAGTTGGGGCTTGTTCGAAAATCAGAGGAAAACTGGGAGCTCACGCCACGCGGCATGTATCTCAGAAAAGAGCATTCTCTAACGTTGGCTGATGCCGCCATTGAGTATGCCGGGCCGTTTACACGGGAATGGGAAAGGCTGGGCGAGGCGTTGACAGCAGGTTCTGGCTGGGTGCCTTCTGATGTGTTTGCTATTGTTGGGAGCGATACCTCGCGCAGGGATGGGCATCACCGCATGCTTCAAAGTTACGCCCGACATGATTACATTTCCGTGCCTTCATCCCTTGGCCTGAACGGGGAGGAACGGATCATAGATGCTGCGGGTGGTCTCGGCACTCTTGGGCGTTTCATAATAGACGAATACCCTAAGACCGTTGTCACCGTCCTTGAACGATCGGAAGTTGTTGAGCAGGCTTTGAGAACGCATCCCCCCATGCCTGGTCTAGAATTTCGGTCAGTAGACATTTTTGGCCCTTGGGGTCTGAGCGCTGACGTTGTGATCCTGTCTCGCGTGCTCCATGACTGGGAAGATGACGCTGCGGTCACTATTCTCTCGCATGCCCGAGCCGCACTCCCGGTTGGGGGGCGTCTCTTTGTGATTGAGATGTTGCGCCCGAAAGGAGGATCCTCCGGCGCGCTCTGTGATTTACACTTGCTCCTTGCTACAGGAGGACGCGAGCGCTCTACTGATGAGTATAATCAACTTTTCGAGGAGACGGGATTCCGCATGCTTGAGACGCGCACCATAGACTCGCTTGTTTCAATTCTCATGGGGGTTGCGTCATGA